Proteins from one Dromiciops gliroides isolate mDroGli1 chromosome 6, mDroGli1.pri, whole genome shotgun sequence genomic window:
- the MADD gene encoding MAP kinase-activating death domain protein isoform X16, whose amino-acid sequence MVQKKICPRLLDYLVIIGARQPSSDSVAQTPELLRRYPLEDYPEFPLPPDVVFFCQPEGCLSVRQRRMSLRDDTSFVFTLTDKDTGVTRYGICVNFYRSFQKRMPKEKADGGAGHRTKEGIKTTSAPEEASAEKSESGPALQPPSADSTPDGNQSPRGKRRAKGGSRSRNSTLTSLCVLSHYPFFTTFRECLYTLKRLVDCCSERLLGKKLAIPRGVQRDTMWRIFTGSLLVEEKSSALLHDLREIEAWIYRLLRSPVPISGQKRVDIEVLPQELQPALTFALPDPSRFSLVDFPLHLPLELLGVDACLQVLSCILLEHKVVLQSRDYNALSMSVMAFVAMIYPLEYMFPVIPLLPTCMASAEQLLLAPTPYIIGVPASFFLYKLDFKMPDDVWLVDLDSNRVIAPTNAEVLPILPEPESLELKKHLKQALASMSLNTQPILNLEKFHEGQEIPLLLGRPSSDLQSTPSTEFNPLIYGNDVDSVDVATRVAMVRFFNSPNVLQGFQMHTRTLRLFPRPVVAFQAGSFLASRPRQTPFAEKLARTQAVEYFGEWILNPTNYAFQRIHNNMFDPASIGDKPKWYAHQLQPIYYRVYDSNSQLAEALSVPPEQDSDSDPTDDSGSDSVDYDSSSSYSSLGDFVSEMMKCDINGDTPNVDPLTHAALGDASEVAFDELQGSQGDLDEPGPDSENSQDHPQPRSSSSTTASSSPSTIIHGANTESADSTEVGDKTATGFSNPLRTLPPGLGKFSLDKREAESGGPSEGPGRKRDYDNPYFEPQYGFPTEDDEDDDEQGESYTPRFNQNLSGSRAQQLLRPNSLKLASDSDAESDSRASSPNSTISNNSSEGFGGIMSFASSLYRNHSTSFSLSNLALPTKGAREKTTPFPSLKVFGLNTLMEIVTEAGPGSGEGGRRALVDQKSSVIKHSPTVKRESPSPQGRASNSSENQQFLKEVVHSVLDGQGVGWLSVKKVRRLLESEQLRGFVLSKLTRLAPAEEGAPQETIPDVEISRKVYKGMLDLLKCMVLSLEQSYANAGLGGMASTFGLLEIAQTHYYSKEPDKRKRSPTDSVNTPVGKDPGLTGRGDPKTMAQLRVPQLGPRAPSATGKGPKELDTRSLKEENFVASIGPEGIKPVFDLGETDEKKSQISADSGVSLMSGSQRSDLESSVSVGPAVMIRSTSQDSEVSTVVSNSSGETLGADSDLSSNAGDGPGGDGSAHLAGLRATVSDSEIETNSASGAIFGKTHSLKPSAKEKAVGSPVRPFEDVSQRVYLYEGLLGRDKGSMWDQLEDAAMETFSMSKERSTLWDQMQFWEDAFLDAVMLEREGMGMDQGPQEMIDRYLSLGEHDRKRLEDDEDRLLATLLNNLISYMLLMKVNKNDIRKKVRRLMGKSHIGLVYGQQINEVLDQLASLNGRDVSLQPSGSRHIKKQTFVVHAGTDTSGDIFFMEVCDDCIVLRSSTGAVSERWWYEKLINMTYCPKTKVLCLWRRSGPETQLNKFYTKKCRELYYCVKDSMERAAARQHSAKPGPELGGEFPVQDMRTGEGGLLQVTLEGINLKFMHSQERKVFIELNHIKKCNTVRGVFVLEEFVPETKEVVSHKYKTPMAHEICYSVLCLFSYVAAARSKEAEGRSKPPRPVSS is encoded by the exons ATGGTGCAAAAGAAGATTTGCCCTCGGTTACTGGACTACCTAGTGATCATTGGGGCCAG GCAACCAAGCAGCGATAGTGTGGCCCAGACCCCAGAGTTGCTCCGGCGCTACCCCTTGGAGGACTACCCCGAATTCCCCCTGCCTCCAGATGTGGTGTTTTTCTGCCAGCCTGAGGGATGTCTGAGCGTGCGGCAGAGGCGCATGAGCCTGCGAGACGACACCTCCTTTGTCTTTACCCTCACTGACAAGGACACTGGGGTTACTCGCTATGGCATCTGTGTCAACTTCTACCGCTCCTTCCAGAAGCGGATGCCCAAGGAGAAGGCAGATGGGGGTGCAGGGCACCGCACAAAGGAAGGCATTAAGACCACTTCTGCTCCAGAGGAGGCAAGCGCAGAGAAGTCAGAGAGTGGTCCTGCCTTGCAGCCCCCCAGTGCTGACTCAACCCCTGATGGGAACCAATCTCCCCGGGGCAAGCGCCGGGCTAAGGGGGGCAGCCGCTCCCGCAACAGCACCCTGACATCCCTGTGTGTGCTCAGCCATTACCCTTTCTTCACAACCTTCCGTGAGTGTCTGTACACCCTCAAGCGTTTGGTGGACTGCTGCAGCGAGCGACTCCTCGGCAAGAAGCTGGCCATCCCCCGAGGGGTACAGAG GGACACCATGTGGCGCATCTTCACGGGTTCCCTCCTGGTAGAAGAGAAGTCCAGTGCCCTTCTGCACGACCTTCGTGAGATCGAGGCCTGGATCTATCGATTGTTGCGCTCCCCCGTGCCCATATCTGGCCAGAAGCGAGTGGACATTGAAGTTCTACCCCAGGAGCTACAGCCTGCTCTGACCTTTGCCCTCCCTGACCCATCTCGATTCTCTCTGGTGGATTTCCCATTGCATCTGCCCTTGGAACTTCTGGGTGTAGATGCCTGTTTACAGGTGTTGTCTTGCATCTTGCTGGAGCACAAG GTGGTGCTACAGTCCCGAGACTACAACGCGCTCTCCATGTCGGTGATGGCATTTGTGGCAATGATCTACCCCCTAGAGTACATGTTTCCTGTCATTCCATTGCTTCCTACTTGCATGGCATCTGCAGAGCAG CTGCTTTTGGCCCCTACTCCTTATATCATCGGGGTCCCTGCCAGCTTCTTCCTCTACAAACTGGACTTCAAGATGCCAGATGATGTATGGCTGGTGGATCTGGACAGCAACCGG GTGATCGCACCAACCAATGCAGAGGTGTTGCCCATCCTGCCCGAGCCTGAATCCTTAGAACTGAAAAAGCACTTGAAGCAG GCACTGGCCAGCATGAGTCTGAACACCCAGCCTATCCTCAACCTGGAGAAGTTCCATGAGGGTCAGGAGATCCCGCTGCTCTTGGGAAGGCCGTCCAGTGATTTGCAGTCCACACCTTCCACTGAGTTCAATCCCCTCATCTATGGCAACGACGTGGATTCTGTGGATGTGGCTACCAG ggtggctaTGGTGAGATTCTTCAATTCCCCCAATGTGCTTCAAGGTTTCCAGATGCACACACGAACTCTGCGCCTCTTCCCCCGGCCCGTGGTAGCCTTCCAAGCTGGCTCTTTCCTAGCCTCACGCCCCCGACAGACCCCTTTTGCTGAGAAATTGGCCAGGACCCAAGCTGTGGAGTACTTTGGCGAATGGATCCTCAACCCCACCAACTATGCTTTCCAGAGAATCCACAACA ACATGTTTGATCCAGCCTCGATCGGCGACAAGCCGAAGTGGTACGCACACCAGCTCCAGCCGATCTATTACCGAGTCTATGACAGTAACTCCCAGCTGGCCGAGGCACTGAGCGTACCGCCTGAGCAGGACTCTGACTCTGACCCCACTGACGACAG TGGCAGTGACAGTGTGGATTACGACTCAAGCTCTTCCTATTCATCCCTTGGTGACTTTGTTAGTGAAATGATGAAATGTGACATCAACGGTGATACACCCA ATGTGGATCCACTAACACATGCAGCTCTGGGTGACGCCAGTGAGGTAGCATTTGATGAGCTGCAGGGAAGCCAGGGGGATTTGGACGAGCCTGGTCCGGACAGTGAGAATTCCCAGGACCACCCCCAGCCTCGCTCCAGCTCCAGCACCACGGCCAGCAGCAGTCCCAGCACCATCATTCACGGAGCCAACACT GAATCTGCTGATTCTACAGAGGTGGGTGACAAGACAGCGACAGGATTCTCCAATCCTCTCCGCACTCTGCCCCCTGGTCTTGGCAAATTCAGCCTGGATAAGCGCGAGGCCGAGAGCGGAGGCCCCTCAGAGGGGCCGGGGCGCAAGCGCGACTACGACAACCCATACTTCGAACCTCAGTACGGATTTCCCACTGAGGATGATGAAGACGATGACGAGCAGGGAGAGAGCTATACCCCAAGATTTAACCAAAACCTCAGTGGTAGTAG GGCCCAGCAGCTCCTTCGGCCCAATAGCCTAAAGCTGGCAAGCGATTCAGATGCAGAGTCAGACTCTCGGGCAAGCTCTCCCAACTCCACCATCTCCAACAACAGCAGCGAAGGCTTCGGGGGCATCATGTCCTTTGCCA GTAGCCTGTACCGGAACCATAGCACCAGCTTCAGTCTCTCAAACCTTGCACTGCCCACCAAAGGGGCCAGAGAGAAGACAACACCCTTCCCTAGTCTCAAAG TATTTGGGCTAAATACTCTAATGGAGATTGTTACTGAAGCCGGCCCCGGGAGCGGTGAAG GAGGCCGGCGAGCCTTGGTGGATCAGAAGTCATCCGTCATCAAGCATAGTCCCACCGTGAAAAGAGAGTCTCCGTCACCCCAGGGGCGGGCCAGCAATTCCAG CGAGAACCAGCAGTTCCTGAAGGAGGTTGTGCACAGCGTGCTGGACGGCCAAGGAGTGGGCTGGCTTAGCGTGAAGAAGGTGAGGCGGCTTCTGGAGAGCGAGCAGCTCCGTGGCTTCGTTCTCAGCAAGCTGACCCGCCTGGCGCCGGCCGAGGAAGGCGCCCCCCAGGAGACGATCCCTGATGTG GAGATAAGCCGCAAGGTCTACAAGGGGATGCTAGACCTTCTGAAATGTATGGTGCTGAGCCTGGAGCAGTCCTATGCTAACGCTGGCCTCGGCGGCATGGCCAGCACCTTTGGGCTCCTGGAGATTGCCCAGACCCACTACTACAGCAAAG AGCCAGATAAACGGAAGAGAAGTCCTACAGATAGTGTGAACACACCAGTTGGCAAGGATCCAGGCCTGACTGGGCGGGGAGACCCAAAGACCATGGCCCAGCTGAGGGTTCCCCAGTTGGGACCACGGGCACCAAGTGCCACAGGAAAGGGCCCCAAGGAGCTGGACACCAGAAGTctaaaggaagagaattttgtgGCTTCTATTG GGCCTGAGGGAATTAAACCTGTCTTTGACCTTGGTGAGACAGATGAGAAGAAGTCCCAGATCAGCGCAGACAGTGGAGTGAGCCTGATGTCTGGTTCTCAG AGAAGTGACCTGGAATCCAGCGTTAGTGTAGGCCCAGCAGTTATGATCCGAAGCACAAGCCAGGATTCTGAAGTTAGCACTGTG GTGAGTAACAGCTCTGGAGAGACCCTGGGAGCAGACAGCGACCTGAGCAGCAATGCAGGTGATGGACCAGGTGGCGATGGCAGCGCCCACCTGGCAGGACTTCGTGCCACTGTGTCTGACAGCGAAATTGAGACCAATTCTGCCTCAGGCGCCATCTTT GGCAAAACCCACAGTCTGAAGCCAAGTGCAAAGGAGAAAGCAGTGGGCAGCCCGGTTCGTCCTTTTGAAGACGTGAGCCAGCGTGTCTACCTCTATGAGGGACTCCTAG GAAGGGACAAAGGATCCATGTGGGACCAGTTAGAGGATGCAGCTATGGAGACCTTCTCTATGA GTAAGGAGCGTTCTACCCTGTGGGACCAGATGCAGTTCTGGGAAGATGCCTTCCTTGATGCCGTGATGttggagagagaaggaatgggCATGGATCAGGGACCCCAGGAAATGATCGACAG GTACCTGTCCCTGGGAGAACATGACCGGAAGCGTCTGGAGGATGATGAAGATCGATTGCTGGCCACACTCTTGAACAACCTCATCTCTTATATGCTTCTGATGAAG GTAAACAAAAATGACATCCGGAAGAAGGTGAGGCGACTGATGGGGAAGTCACATATTGGGCTTGTGTATGGCCAGCAGATAAACGAGGTGCTAGATCAGCTAGCCAGCCTG AATGGGCGGGACGTGTCTCTCCAGCCAAGTGGCAGCCGTCACATCAAGAAACAAACATTTGTGGTGCACGCGGGGACAGACACCAGTGGGGATATCTTCTTCATGGAG GTGTGTGACGACTGTATCGTCTTACGCAGCAGCACGGGCGCGGTGTCCGAGCGCTGGTGGTACGAGAAGCTCATCAACATGACCTACTGCCCCAAGACCAAGGTGCTGTGCCTGTGGAGAAGGAGCGGGCCTGAGACGCAGCTCAACAAGTTCTACACCAAGAAG TGTCGGGAGCTGTACTACTGTGTGAAGGACAGCATGGAGCGTGCTGCGGCCCGACAGCACAGCGCCAAGCCAG GTCCAGAGCTGGGTGGTGAGTTCCCAGTGCAAGACATGAGGACGGGCGAGGGTGGCTTGCTTCAGGTTACGCTGGAGGGGATCAACCTTAAGTTCATGCATAGCCAG GAGCGGAAG GTTTTCATAGAGCTGAATCACATTAAAAAGTGCAATACAGTTCGAGGCGTCTTTGTCCTGGAGGAATTTG TTCCTGAAACTAAAGAAGTGGTGAGCCACAAGTACAAGACGCCAATG GCCCACGAGATCTGCTACTCCGTGTTGTGTCTCTTCTCTTATGTGGCTGCTGCTCGGAGCAAGGAGGCTGAGGGCAGAAGCAAACCCCCCCGGCCAGTCTCTAGCTGA
- the MADD gene encoding MAP kinase-activating death domain protein isoform X13, which translates to MVQKKICPRLLDYLVIIGARQPSSDSVAQTPELLRRYPLEDYPEFPLPPDVVFFCQPEGCLSVRQRRMSLRDDTSFVFTLTDKDTGVTRYGICVNFYRSFQKRMPKEKADGGAGHRTKEGIKTTSAPEEASAEKSESGPALQPPSADSTPDGNQSPRGKRRAKGGSRSRNSTLTSLCVLSHYPFFTTFRECLYTLKRLVDCCSERLLGKKLAIPRGVQRDTMWRIFTGSLLVEEKSSALLHDLREIEAWIYRLLRSPVPISGQKRVDIEVLPQELQPALTFALPDPSRFSLVDFPLHLPLELLGVDACLQVLSCILLEHKVVLQSRDYNALSMSVMAFVAMIYPLEYMFPVIPLLPTCMASAEQLLLAPTPYIIGVPASFFLYKLDFKMPDDVWLVDLDSNRVIAPTNAEVLPILPEPESLELKKHLKQALASMSLNTQPILNLEKFHEGQEIPLLLGRPSSDLQSTPSTEFNPLIYGNDVDSVDVATRVAMVRFFNSPNVLQGFQMHTRTLRLFPRPVVAFQAGSFLASRPRQTPFAEKLARTQAVEYFGEWILNPTNYAFQRIHNNMFDPASIGDKPKWYAHQLQPIYYRVYDSNSQLAEALSVPPEQDSDSDPTDDSGSDSVDYDSSSSYSSLGDFVSEMMKCDINGDTPNVDPLTHAALGDASEVAFDELQGSQGDLDEPGPDSENSQDHPQPRSSSSTTASSSPSTIIHGANTESADSTEVGDKTATGFSNPLRTLPPGLGKFSLDKREAESGGPSEGPGRKRDYDNPYFEPQYGFPTEDDEDDDEQGESYTPRFNQNLSGSRAQQLLRPNSLKLASDSDAESDSRASSPNSTISNNSSEGFGGIMSFASSLYRNHSTSFSLSNLALPTKGAREKTTPFPSLKVFGLNTLMEIVTEAGPGSGEGGRRALVDQKSSVIKHSPTVKRESPSPQGRASNSSENQQFLKEVVHSVLDGQGVGWLSVKKVRRLLESEQLRGFVLSKLTRLAPAEEGAPQETIPDVEISRKVYKGMLDLLKCMVLSLEQSYANAGLGGMASTFGLLEIAQTHYYSKEPDKRKRSPTDSVNTPVGKDPGLTGRGDPKTMAQLRVPQLGPRAPSATGKGPKELDTRSLKEENFVASIELWNKHQEVKKQKALDKQRPEGIKPVFDLGETDEKKSQISADSGVSLMSGSQRSDLESSVSVGPAVMIRSTSQDSEVSTVVSNSSGETLGADSDLSSNAGDGPGGDGSAHLAGLRATVSDSEIETNSASGAIFGKTHSLKPSAKEKAVGSPVRPFEDVSQRVYLYEGLLGRDKGSMWDQLEDAAMETFSMSKERSTLWDQMQFWEDAFLDAVMLEREGMGMDQGPQEMIDRYLSLGEHDRKRLEDDEDRLLATLLNNLISYMLLMKVNKNDIRKKVRRLMGKSHIGLVYGQQINEVLDQLASLNGRDVSLQPSGSRHIKKQTFVVHAGTDTSGDIFFMEVCDDCIVLRSSTGAVSERWWYEKLINMTYCPKTKVLCLWRRSGPETQLNKFYTKKCRELYYCVKDSMERAAARQHSAKPGPELGGEFPVQDMRTGEGGLLQVTLEGINLKFMHSQVFIELNHIKKCNTVRGVFVLEEFVPETKEVVSHKYKTPMAHEICYSVLCLFSYVAAARSKEAEGRSKPPRPVSS; encoded by the exons ATGGTGCAAAAGAAGATTTGCCCTCGGTTACTGGACTACCTAGTGATCATTGGGGCCAG GCAACCAAGCAGCGATAGTGTGGCCCAGACCCCAGAGTTGCTCCGGCGCTACCCCTTGGAGGACTACCCCGAATTCCCCCTGCCTCCAGATGTGGTGTTTTTCTGCCAGCCTGAGGGATGTCTGAGCGTGCGGCAGAGGCGCATGAGCCTGCGAGACGACACCTCCTTTGTCTTTACCCTCACTGACAAGGACACTGGGGTTACTCGCTATGGCATCTGTGTCAACTTCTACCGCTCCTTCCAGAAGCGGATGCCCAAGGAGAAGGCAGATGGGGGTGCAGGGCACCGCACAAAGGAAGGCATTAAGACCACTTCTGCTCCAGAGGAGGCAAGCGCAGAGAAGTCAGAGAGTGGTCCTGCCTTGCAGCCCCCCAGTGCTGACTCAACCCCTGATGGGAACCAATCTCCCCGGGGCAAGCGCCGGGCTAAGGGGGGCAGCCGCTCCCGCAACAGCACCCTGACATCCCTGTGTGTGCTCAGCCATTACCCTTTCTTCACAACCTTCCGTGAGTGTCTGTACACCCTCAAGCGTTTGGTGGACTGCTGCAGCGAGCGACTCCTCGGCAAGAAGCTGGCCATCCCCCGAGGGGTACAGAG GGACACCATGTGGCGCATCTTCACGGGTTCCCTCCTGGTAGAAGAGAAGTCCAGTGCCCTTCTGCACGACCTTCGTGAGATCGAGGCCTGGATCTATCGATTGTTGCGCTCCCCCGTGCCCATATCTGGCCAGAAGCGAGTGGACATTGAAGTTCTACCCCAGGAGCTACAGCCTGCTCTGACCTTTGCCCTCCCTGACCCATCTCGATTCTCTCTGGTGGATTTCCCATTGCATCTGCCCTTGGAACTTCTGGGTGTAGATGCCTGTTTACAGGTGTTGTCTTGCATCTTGCTGGAGCACAAG GTGGTGCTACAGTCCCGAGACTACAACGCGCTCTCCATGTCGGTGATGGCATTTGTGGCAATGATCTACCCCCTAGAGTACATGTTTCCTGTCATTCCATTGCTTCCTACTTGCATGGCATCTGCAGAGCAG CTGCTTTTGGCCCCTACTCCTTATATCATCGGGGTCCCTGCCAGCTTCTTCCTCTACAAACTGGACTTCAAGATGCCAGATGATGTATGGCTGGTGGATCTGGACAGCAACCGG GTGATCGCACCAACCAATGCAGAGGTGTTGCCCATCCTGCCCGAGCCTGAATCCTTAGAACTGAAAAAGCACTTGAAGCAG GCACTGGCCAGCATGAGTCTGAACACCCAGCCTATCCTCAACCTGGAGAAGTTCCATGAGGGTCAGGAGATCCCGCTGCTCTTGGGAAGGCCGTCCAGTGATTTGCAGTCCACACCTTCCACTGAGTTCAATCCCCTCATCTATGGCAACGACGTGGATTCTGTGGATGTGGCTACCAG ggtggctaTGGTGAGATTCTTCAATTCCCCCAATGTGCTTCAAGGTTTCCAGATGCACACACGAACTCTGCGCCTCTTCCCCCGGCCCGTGGTAGCCTTCCAAGCTGGCTCTTTCCTAGCCTCACGCCCCCGACAGACCCCTTTTGCTGAGAAATTGGCCAGGACCCAAGCTGTGGAGTACTTTGGCGAATGGATCCTCAACCCCACCAACTATGCTTTCCAGAGAATCCACAACA ACATGTTTGATCCAGCCTCGATCGGCGACAAGCCGAAGTGGTACGCACACCAGCTCCAGCCGATCTATTACCGAGTCTATGACAGTAACTCCCAGCTGGCCGAGGCACTGAGCGTACCGCCTGAGCAGGACTCTGACTCTGACCCCACTGACGACAG TGGCAGTGACAGTGTGGATTACGACTCAAGCTCTTCCTATTCATCCCTTGGTGACTTTGTTAGTGAAATGATGAAATGTGACATCAACGGTGATACACCCA ATGTGGATCCACTAACACATGCAGCTCTGGGTGACGCCAGTGAGGTAGCATTTGATGAGCTGCAGGGAAGCCAGGGGGATTTGGACGAGCCTGGTCCGGACAGTGAGAATTCCCAGGACCACCCCCAGCCTCGCTCCAGCTCCAGCACCACGGCCAGCAGCAGTCCCAGCACCATCATTCACGGAGCCAACACT GAATCTGCTGATTCTACAGAGGTGGGTGACAAGACAGCGACAGGATTCTCCAATCCTCTCCGCACTCTGCCCCCTGGTCTTGGCAAATTCAGCCTGGATAAGCGCGAGGCCGAGAGCGGAGGCCCCTCAGAGGGGCCGGGGCGCAAGCGCGACTACGACAACCCATACTTCGAACCTCAGTACGGATTTCCCACTGAGGATGATGAAGACGATGACGAGCAGGGAGAGAGCTATACCCCAAGATTTAACCAAAACCTCAGTGGTAGTAG GGCCCAGCAGCTCCTTCGGCCCAATAGCCTAAAGCTGGCAAGCGATTCAGATGCAGAGTCAGACTCTCGGGCAAGCTCTCCCAACTCCACCATCTCCAACAACAGCAGCGAAGGCTTCGGGGGCATCATGTCCTTTGCCA GTAGCCTGTACCGGAACCATAGCACCAGCTTCAGTCTCTCAAACCTTGCACTGCCCACCAAAGGGGCCAGAGAGAAGACAACACCCTTCCCTAGTCTCAAAG TATTTGGGCTAAATACTCTAATGGAGATTGTTACTGAAGCCGGCCCCGGGAGCGGTGAAG GAGGCCGGCGAGCCTTGGTGGATCAGAAGTCATCCGTCATCAAGCATAGTCCCACCGTGAAAAGAGAGTCTCCGTCACCCCAGGGGCGGGCCAGCAATTCCAG CGAGAACCAGCAGTTCCTGAAGGAGGTTGTGCACAGCGTGCTGGACGGCCAAGGAGTGGGCTGGCTTAGCGTGAAGAAGGTGAGGCGGCTTCTGGAGAGCGAGCAGCTCCGTGGCTTCGTTCTCAGCAAGCTGACCCGCCTGGCGCCGGCCGAGGAAGGCGCCCCCCAGGAGACGATCCCTGATGTG GAGATAAGCCGCAAGGTCTACAAGGGGATGCTAGACCTTCTGAAATGTATGGTGCTGAGCCTGGAGCAGTCCTATGCTAACGCTGGCCTCGGCGGCATGGCCAGCACCTTTGGGCTCCTGGAGATTGCCCAGACCCACTACTACAGCAAAG AGCCAGATAAACGGAAGAGAAGTCCTACAGATAGTGTGAACACACCAGTTGGCAAGGATCCAGGCCTGACTGGGCGGGGAGACCCAAAGACCATGGCCCAGCTGAGGGTTCCCCAGTTGGGACCACGGGCACCAAGTGCCACAGGAAAGGGCCCCAAGGAGCTGGACACCAGAAGTctaaaggaagagaattttgtgGCTTCTATTG AGTTGTGGAACAAGCACCAGgaagtgaaaaaacaaaaagctttggACAAACAGA GGCCTGAGGGAATTAAACCTGTCTTTGACCTTGGTGAGACAGATGAGAAGAAGTCCCAGATCAGCGCAGACAGTGGAGTGAGCCTGATGTCTGGTTCTCAG AGAAGTGACCTGGAATCCAGCGTTAGTGTAGGCCCAGCAGTTATGATCCGAAGCACAAGCCAGGATTCTGAAGTTAGCACTGTG GTGAGTAACAGCTCTGGAGAGACCCTGGGAGCAGACAGCGACCTGAGCAGCAATGCAGGTGATGGACCAGGTGGCGATGGCAGCGCCCACCTGGCAGGACTTCGTGCCACTGTGTCTGACAGCGAAATTGAGACCAATTCTGCCTCAGGCGCCATCTTT GGCAAAACCCACAGTCTGAAGCCAAGTGCAAAGGAGAAAGCAGTGGGCAGCCCGGTTCGTCCTTTTGAAGACGTGAGCCAGCGTGTCTACCTCTATGAGGGACTCCTAG GAAGGGACAAAGGATCCATGTGGGACCAGTTAGAGGATGCAGCTATGGAGACCTTCTCTATGA GTAAGGAGCGTTCTACCCTGTGGGACCAGATGCAGTTCTGGGAAGATGCCTTCCTTGATGCCGTGATGttggagagagaaggaatgggCATGGATCAGGGACCCCAGGAAATGATCGACAG GTACCTGTCCCTGGGAGAACATGACCGGAAGCGTCTGGAGGATGATGAAGATCGATTGCTGGCCACACTCTTGAACAACCTCATCTCTTATATGCTTCTGATGAAG GTAAACAAAAATGACATCCGGAAGAAGGTGAGGCGACTGATGGGGAAGTCACATATTGGGCTTGTGTATGGCCAGCAGATAAACGAGGTGCTAGATCAGCTAGCCAGCCTG AATGGGCGGGACGTGTCTCTCCAGCCAAGTGGCAGCCGTCACATCAAGAAACAAACATTTGTGGTGCACGCGGGGACAGACACCAGTGGGGATATCTTCTTCATGGAG GTGTGTGACGACTGTATCGTCTTACGCAGCAGCACGGGCGCGGTGTCCGAGCGCTGGTGGTACGAGAAGCTCATCAACATGACCTACTGCCCCAAGACCAAGGTGCTGTGCCTGTGGAGAAGGAGCGGGCCTGAGACGCAGCTCAACAAGTTCTACACCAAGAAG TGTCGGGAGCTGTACTACTGTGTGAAGGACAGCATGGAGCGTGCTGCGGCCCGACAGCACAGCGCCAAGCCAG GTCCAGAGCTGGGTGGTGAGTTCCCAGTGCAAGACATGAGGACGGGCGAGGGTGGCTTGCTTCAGGTTACGCTGGAGGGGATCAACCTTAAGTTCATGCATAGCCAG GTTTTCATAGAGCTGAATCACATTAAAAAGTGCAATACAGTTCGAGGCGTCTTTGTCCTGGAGGAATTTG TTCCTGAAACTAAAGAAGTGGTGAGCCACAAGTACAAGACGCCAATG GCCCACGAGATCTGCTACTCCGTGTTGTGTCTCTTCTCTTATGTGGCTGCTGCTCGGAGCAAGGAGGCTGAGGGCAGAAGCAAACCCCCCCGGCCAGTCTCTAGCTGA